A region of Candidatus Polarisedimenticolia bacterium DNA encodes the following proteins:
- a CDS encoding ABC transporter permease: MHKLLMVIRREYLERIRKKSFWLGTLLFPILMVGLIFVQILLADVETGNQRKIALIDATGRLEQRFREKLAEEKLKDGRPAFVVESHPAGEDLGAAARRLVPRVVSGDLFGIITAGNDLDAEKNFRLYAKSVGNLDVQRTLQGALRQAVLGVRLEQSNMKLEQKELEALLAPIELESFQVAAAGEAKKKGFREAYFGTFTFVFILYMSLLLYGIAVMRGILEEKSNRIMEVLLGSLSPDQLMTGKILGIGLVGLTQMAIYTATAAIVRLYVAASPLAVEWSGTLDAVSPVRMIYFLLFFVLGYFLYTSLFAAVGAVCNSEQEAQNMQTPLVMCLVIPMVATFFFVANPDSTAAVVVSMIPLFAPMVMFMRISVLTPPFWQIALSILLLAGTIWLFFKAVGRIFRIGVLMYGKRPTVPEILRWARG, encoded by the coding sequence ATGCATAAGCTCCTGATGGTGATCCGCCGCGAATACCTCGAGAGAATCCGCAAGAAGTCGTTCTGGCTGGGGACGCTCCTCTTCCCGATTCTGATGGTGGGACTGATCTTCGTCCAGATCCTGCTCGCCGACGTCGAGACGGGGAACCAGCGCAAGATCGCCCTGATCGACGCGACCGGGCGCCTGGAGCAGCGATTCCGGGAGAAGCTGGCCGAGGAGAAGCTCAAGGACGGACGGCCCGCGTTCGTCGTGGAGTCGCACCCGGCGGGGGAGGATCTGGGCGCGGCGGCGCGGCGTCTCGTGCCGCGCGTCGTCTCGGGAGATCTCTTCGGGATCATCACCGCCGGGAACGATCTCGACGCCGAGAAGAACTTCCGCCTCTACGCTAAGAGCGTCGGCAACCTCGACGTCCAGAGGACCCTCCAGGGCGCGCTCCGGCAGGCCGTCCTGGGCGTGCGGCTGGAGCAGAGCAACATGAAGCTCGAGCAGAAGGAGCTGGAGGCGCTGCTGGCGCCGATCGAGCTGGAGAGCTTCCAGGTGGCCGCCGCCGGAGAGGCCAAGAAGAAGGGGTTCCGTGAGGCCTATTTCGGCACGTTCACCTTCGTGTTCATCCTGTACATGTCCCTGCTGCTCTACGGCATCGCCGTGATGCGCGGCATCCTGGAGGAGAAGTCCAACCGGATCATGGAGGTGCTCCTCGGCTCGCTGAGCCCCGACCAGCTGATGACCGGGAAGATCCTCGGGATCGGGCTGGTCGGCTTGACTCAGATGGCGATCTACACCGCCACGGCGGCCATCGTCCGCCTCTACGTCGCGGCCAGCCCGCTGGCGGTCGAATGGTCGGGGACTCTCGACGCCGTCTCCCCCGTCCGGATGATCTACTTCCTGCTCTTCTTCGTTCTCGGATACTTCCTCTACACCTCCCTCTTCGCCGCGGTCGGAGCGGTCTGCAACTCGGAGCAGGAAGCCCAGAACATGCAGACGCCGCTGGTGATGTGCCTGGTCATCCCGATGGTCGCCACCTTCTTCTTCGTGGCGAATCCCGATTCGACCGCCGCGGTCGTGGTCTCGATGATTCCGCTGTTCGCGCCGATGGTGATGTTCATGCGGATCTCCGTCCTGACTCCGCCGTTCTGGCAGATCGCGCTTTCGATTCTGCTGCTCGCCGGCACGATCTGGCTGTTCTTCAAGGCGGTGGGCCGGATCTTCCGGATCGGCGTCCTGATGTACGGGAAGCGCCCCACGGTTCCGGAAATCCTCCGGTGGGCGCGCGGCTAG
- a CDS encoding DUF1579 domain-containing protein: MRRKVWNGRRFIAFTLCAGLLALPAAFAGEKPAAVKEKAKTAGAEMSPEQMMEAYAKYAQPGPQHAILGSMAGNWKTVVKTWMAPGEPQVSEGRCTTSAILGGRYIKEEVTGSFMNQPFEGFGITGYDLYKKEFVGAWTDTMGTGIMFSRGSIDPTGKVLTMIGTFDDPVSGKKQTMKEVTRIVDANKRIFEIWENREGKEVKSMEITYTRE; encoded by the coding sequence ATGCGTCGGAAAGTCTGGAACGGACGCCGGTTCATCGCCTTCACCCTGTGCGCGGGCCTGCTGGCCCTGCCCGCGGCTTTCGCCGGCGAAAAGCCGGCCGCGGTCAAGGAGAAGGCCAAGACCGCCGGCGCGGAGATGTCGCCCGAGCAGATGATGGAGGCCTATGCGAAGTACGCGCAGCCGGGCCCGCAGCACGCAATCCTCGGCTCGATGGCCGGAAACTGGAAGACCGTCGTGAAGACCTGGATGGCGCCCGGCGAACCCCAGGTCAGCGAGGGGCGGTGCACCACGTCCGCCATCCTGGGCGGCCGGTACATCAAGGAGGAGGTCACCGGGTCGTTCATGAACCAGCCCTTCGAAGGGTTCGGGATCACCGGCTACGATCTCTACAAGAAGGAGTTCGTGGGCGCCTGGACCGACACTATGGGCACCGGCATCATGTTCTCCCGGGGCAGCATCGATCCCACCGGCAAAGTCCTGACGATGATCGGCACTTTCGACGATCCGGTCAGCGGCAAGAAGCAGACGATGAAGGAAGTCACCCGGATCGTCGACGCGAACAAGCGCATCTTCGAGATTTGGGAGAACCGGGAAGGCAAGGAAGTGAAGTCGATGGAGATCACCTACACCCGGGAATAG
- a CDS encoding HAD family hydrolase — translation MPESRPFEIVTFDCYGTLIDWETGISEAFLGAAAQDGVRLDPRAVLEAYAAIEPEFEAGRFRSYREVLTETARRVAERLGWSMPPERAGFLPESLPAWPPFSDTNPAFERLARGGLALGILSNVDDDLLERTCRHLRAEFDLKITAQQVRSYKPGHAHFLEARRRIGGRRWLHAAQSHFHDVVPALALGIPVVWVNRKATPLPAGAPAPLAIVPHLSALADFLER, via the coding sequence ATGCCCGAATCGCGCCCCTTCGAGATCGTCACCTTCGATTGCTACGGAACCCTGATCGACTGGGAGACCGGCATCTCGGAGGCGTTTCTCGGTGCCGCGGCGCAGGACGGGGTCCGGCTGGACCCCCGCGCCGTCCTGGAAGCCTACGCCGCGATCGAGCCGGAATTCGAGGCCGGGAGATTCCGGAGCTACCGCGAGGTGCTCACGGAAACCGCCCGGCGGGTCGCCGAACGGCTCGGCTGGTCGATGCCGCCGGAGCGGGCGGGCTTTCTCCCCGAGAGCCTGCCCGCCTGGCCTCCTTTCAGCGACACCAACCCCGCTTTCGAGCGCCTGGCGCGAGGCGGACTCGCGCTCGGCATCCTGTCGAACGTCGACGACGATCTCCTCGAAAGGACCTGCCGTCACCTGCGCGCCGAGTTCGATCTGAAAATCACGGCGCAGCAGGTCCGCTCCTACAAGCCGGGCCACGCCCATTTTCTGGAGGCGAGGAGGCGAATCGGAGGGCGGCGCTGGCTGCACGCCGCGCAGAGCCACTTCCACGACGTCGTTCCGGCGCTCGCGCTGGGGATCCCCGTCGTCTGGGTCAACCGGAAAGCGACCCCCTTGCCGGCCGGCGCGCCGGCCCCGCTGGCGATCGTTCCGCACCTCTCCGCCCTCGCCGATTTCCTGGAGCGCTGA
- a CDS encoding NAD(P)/FAD-dependent oxidoreductase has product MSAPRIVILGGGFAGAYCAQALEKAARRGRARVLLIDRNNYFIFYPLLVEAGTGSLEPRHAVVPLRSFLKRTSFRMTEAVEVDFGRREIRCRAPGGAAETIPYDHLVLCPGSVTRLPNVPGLEQHAFEMKSLADAVALRDRAVGMLELADAEPDPERRQALLHFVVVGANFTGVEVAGELEVFLRHGRRLYHNVRREDCRITLVEITDRILPALDRKLADYAASRLTRRRVRLLLHASVARIDADKALLSGGESLAAHTVIWCAGIQPPPLVKRLHVPVDARGYVLCERDMRVRGYENVWCIGDCAVIPDASGRPYPPTAQHAVREGTRLARNLARALVGKPTRPFDFSALGSLAPLGCRTAVANVFGINLSGFPAYVLWRSYYWLRMPGLARKIRVAMDWTADLLFTRDFVQLGLHRGRRHTAD; this is encoded by the coding sequence ATGTCCGCGCCGCGCATCGTGATCCTGGGAGGAGGCTTCGCCGGGGCGTATTGCGCCCAGGCGCTAGAGAAGGCGGCGCGCCGCGGCCGGGCGCGCGTCCTGCTGATCGACCGGAACAATTACTTCATTTTCTATCCGCTGCTCGTGGAAGCCGGAACGGGAAGCCTCGAGCCGCGGCACGCCGTCGTGCCGCTGCGCTCCTTCCTGAAGCGCACCTCCTTCAGGATGACCGAGGCGGTCGAGGTCGACTTCGGCCGGCGCGAGATCCGGTGCAGGGCGCCCGGAGGGGCGGCGGAGACGATCCCGTACGACCACCTCGTGCTCTGCCCCGGAAGCGTCACCCGTCTTCCGAACGTCCCCGGCCTCGAGCAGCACGCGTTCGAGATGAAGAGCCTCGCCGACGCCGTCGCGCTTCGCGATCGAGCCGTCGGGATGCTCGAGCTGGCCGACGCCGAGCCCGATCCGGAGCGCCGCCAGGCGCTGCTCCACTTCGTCGTGGTCGGGGCGAACTTCACCGGCGTGGAGGTGGCGGGAGAGCTGGAGGTCTTTCTCCGGCACGGGCGCCGGCTCTACCATAACGTCCGGCGCGAGGACTGCCGTATCACGCTCGTCGAGATCACCGATCGGATTCTTCCGGCCCTGGATCGGAAGCTGGCCGATTACGCCGCCTCCCGGTTGACGCGGCGGCGCGTCCGCTTGCTGCTGCACGCCTCGGTCGCCCGGATCGACGCCGACAAGGCGCTGCTCTCCGGAGGGGAGAGCCTCGCGGCGCACACCGTGATCTGGTGCGCCGGGATCCAGCCTCCGCCGCTGGTCAAGCGCCTGCACGTGCCGGTCGACGCGCGCGGCTACGTCTTGTGCGAGCGGGACATGCGGGTGCGGGGGTACGAGAACGTCTGGTGCATCGGCGATTGCGCCGTGATCCCCGACGCGTCGGGCCGCCCCTACCCGCCCACGGCCCAGCACGCGGTTCGGGAAGGAACGCGCCTGGCCCGCAACCTGGCTCGGGCCCTCGTTGGCAAGCCGACCCGGCCTTTCGACTTCTCGGCGCTCGGCTCGCTCGCCCCGCTCGGATGCCGCACCGCCGTCGCCAACGTGTTCGGGATCAATCTCTCCGGATTCCCCGCCTACGTCCTCTGGCGCAGCTATTACTGGCTGCGGATGCCGGGGCTCGCCCGGAAGATCCGCGTGGCGATGGACTGGACGGCCGATCTCCTCTTCACGCGCGATTTCGTCCAGCTCGGACTGCATCGGGGCCGCCGGCACACCGCCGACTGA
- a CDS encoding MFS transporter → MLRAIADAYREAFSGLPRPVWLLALVTFINRSGTMVLPFLILYLTEQRGFSAAAAGRALGAYGLGSLAGVYLGGWLCDRIAPRKVMILSLLGQGIGFLILSGARSRLAILSLMLGISLVGEAFRPASASALVRESKPGDQARSFSLNRLAVNLGMMFGPAVGGFLAAAGYAWLFLADGGTCLLASAFLLAVSRGEILSRRGAPAPPAAAGGRSPWGDRVFLGVLVLMTLLAMVLFQLFGSYPLTLRGQYGFSEAQIGLVFAINTLVISLFEMVLVHRLRRHDALRVAGFGSFLFCAGFAMLPFGSSFAFASATVLVWTVGEMLSLPILSGWVGSRAQQGTLGATMGLFNLSFSIALVLGPPVGTWIYARYGGSVLWAGCGVLGLLLWAGFSWLSPGTVGRRMEAEQA, encoded by the coding sequence TTGCTGCGCGCCATCGCCGACGCGTACCGGGAGGCGTTCTCCGGCCTTCCCCGGCCCGTCTGGCTCCTGGCGCTCGTGACTTTCATCAACCGCAGCGGCACCATGGTCCTGCCGTTCCTGATCCTCTATCTGACGGAGCAGCGAGGCTTCAGCGCCGCCGCGGCGGGCCGCGCCCTCGGCGCCTACGGCTTGGGATCGCTGGCGGGCGTCTACCTCGGCGGCTGGCTCTGCGATCGCATCGCCCCCCGAAAGGTGATGATCCTGAGCCTGCTGGGACAGGGGATCGGCTTCCTGATCCTTTCCGGGGCGCGGTCGCGCCTCGCGATCCTCTCCTTGATGCTCGGCATCAGCCTGGTGGGAGAAGCCTTCCGGCCGGCCTCGGCGTCGGCGCTGGTGCGCGAATCGAAGCCGGGCGATCAGGCGAGGAGCTTCTCGCTGAACCGCCTGGCGGTCAATCTCGGGATGATGTTCGGGCCGGCGGTCGGAGGGTTCCTCGCCGCCGCCGGCTACGCGTGGCTGTTCCTGGCCGACGGCGGCACCTGCCTGCTCGCCTCGGCGTTCCTCCTGGCCGTGTCGCGCGGCGAGATCCTCTCCCGGCGCGGCGCGCCGGCCCCCCCCGCGGCGGCGGGCGGGCGCTCCCCCTGGGGCGATCGGGTGTTTCTCGGGGTCCTCGTCCTGATGACGCTGCTGGCGATGGTCCTCTTCCAGCTCTTCGGCAGCTACCCTCTCACGCTGCGCGGGCAGTACGGCTTCTCCGAAGCGCAGATCGGCCTCGTCTTCGCCATCAACACGCTGGTCATCTCGCTGTTCGAGATGGTCCTGGTCCACCGGCTGAGGCGGCACGACGCGCTGCGCGTGGCGGGCTTCGGAAGCTTTCTCTTCTGCGCCGGATTCGCCATGCTGCCCTTCGGCTCCAGCTTCGCCTTCGCTTCCGCCACCGTCCTCGTCTGGACGGTCGGGGAGATGCTGTCGCTTCCGATCCTCTCCGGCTGGGTCGGGAGCCGGGCGCAGCAGGGGACTCTCGGCGCCACCATGGGCCTGTTCAACCTCTCCTTCTCCATCGCCCTCGTCCTGGGGCCGCCGGTCGGGACCTGGATTTACGCGCGCTACGGCGGCAGCGTCCTGTGGGCCGGCTGCGGCGTGCTGGGACTCCTCCTCTGGGCGGGGTTCTCCTGGCTGTCTCCGGGAACGGTTGGCAGAAGGATGGAGGCGGAACAGGCCTGA
- a CDS encoding glutathione S-transferase family protein has protein sequence MLKLHHFDRSPFGWKTRIVLAEKKIDYEVVVPENKAENPAFGKLNPFRLTPVLELEDGTTIYESSVINEYLEEIRPEPPMLPKDPYERARVRMLEDTTDQYLYPVLRDLRSARFEYAPPFLIPKSPDQVDQKLLEEAKGKVHQHLSRLDKELDGRNWFGGDVFSLADAALAPPLTGSLVLLEILPDARYARIAAWSRRITERPSYAKSAPQEPMKIKKA, from the coding sequence ATGCTGAAGCTGCATCATTTCGACCGGTCCCCGTTCGGTTGGAAAACCCGCATCGTCCTGGCCGAGAAGAAGATCGACTACGAGGTGGTCGTCCCCGAGAACAAGGCCGAGAATCCCGCGTTCGGCAAGCTGAATCCGTTCCGCCTCACCCCCGTCCTGGAGCTGGAGGACGGCACGACGATCTACGAATCCTCGGTCATCAACGAGTATCTCGAGGAGATCCGTCCCGAGCCGCCGATGCTGCCGAAGGATCCCTACGAGCGCGCCCGGGTCCGGATGCTGGAGGACACGACCGATCAGTATCTCTATCCGGTGCTCCGGGATCTCCGTTCGGCGCGCTTCGAGTACGCTCCGCCGTTCTTGATCCCGAAGAGCCCGGACCAGGTGGACCAGAAGCTCCTCGAAGAGGCGAAGGGGAAGGTCCACCAGCACCTCTCCCGTCTCGACAAGGAGCTCGACGGCCGCAACTGGTTCGGCGGCGACGTCTTCTCGCTCGCGGACGCGGCGCTGGCGCCGCCCTTGACGGGCAGCTTGGTCCTCTTGGAGATCCTTCCCGACGCGCGCTATGCGCGCATCGCCGCCTGGTCGCGCCGGATCACCGAGCGTCCTTCCTACGCGAAGTCGGCGCCCCAAGAGCCGATGAAGATCAAGAAGGCCTGA